aacataaactaCAACACGTAATTTCAGCCTCACAACAACGAGTAACGAATCACAACACAATCCGTTATAAACCACAACAACATCGATTTCGTTTCCCGCCGCCAACAGCCACAAAGTCAAGGCGACATTTTAGTTTACGTAACCGACATAACAGAAGGATATCAACATATATCTGCCGTTTAAAGATGCTATAATACTATTAATGGATAGATCATACTTACGCCATTGCGATGTTACAGATGATCAACGATAAATAAAGGTTGTGTTGCTCTTAAATTCTATTCGAAACGTTTGACGTTCATGCGCTGCCCTCTGTGAAGCACTTTCGGTACTTCTCTACAGAAGGTAGTGTTCGATTCCCTTGTTTGTTCTTATTTCTCAACGGTAACTTTATCATACTAGATATAaatttaataagaataaatatatgtactcattttacttatttgatttaCATTATCCTCTCTTCTTCAGGTAATTTAACTCAAGACTGGAATATCTTGTTTAACTTTACCGTTAAAGTCAAAGTTCATGTGGTTCCGGACGAATGTTTGGGTGTGCATTCTGATAAGTCGATTATCGCACAAAACCAAGTTATTtagattttaatgataaattaGTATATTTCAAGATAAATCAACTATGAATTCATCTGATATAATATTTTACACACTTCatagttattttctattttaattttataactaTGATCCATATCAAATGTTGAGAATGTCAAGGTGCGTTttcatacataaacaaataacatTATGATAACATtgtagtatattttattattattcaggctgACCTTCCTAGCATATTAACTAAAGGAATTCTTTGCATCTTTTGATAAAACCTAGAATCTTGAGCTAACTCAttctgtggcgaaaaagatggacttatagtggactgtattatatgcttaacgttgttacttggtcaaaaaccgctaaaagccttacgtaacaactccacaaaactccctttgcggtttctaaattacggggagatatctctcaacccaattcattattaacgaggataacacaccaatatcattaatgaatagtagcacaattaagtactttcacttactgagcagtccttgtagacatgaactcagatcataaatcgctacacgagatacgacgagaggtacgtgcctctctctctctctctaaatgttgcgagtactcacaggttgattttcagaccttagaggaccgctgtgttatctcgtttctaagttatttgcataaccttaagatatgaacacaataaaggtttatcagatcaattcatattcaccatccacaaaactgaaacataggaaaaatgaaataaaatcgaaggatattgaaacgcatttgataaacgtaaagttaaaattaatttaataactaaaagttaaacaataTCAAAGAGTAACAACACATAAGTgacatgaaattaatcactcaagggaattgtaaatcaatggcactcgaatgaaccaaattacgacaaaattaaaagaatcagggcaatcgccctttctaaatccacacacacatcactaacacCTACATaataacaggtcacctcaaaagttgagccaagaagctgtccgttccgtcctgcattcgggttttgttggggaaaagagacaagttattcattaccacgaatgtagaactgacgtacaaggttttcgtgaacataaaaaaatctacaataattatcaacttcgttgtcaaaaataaattccaaatataatagtgtgcaacttcaacatatttattaaatgtagtgaattaattggtggtgtgtgtcaatacagttttgggcgatatcatgcccatacagtgtactatgcacatacgcatacacacccctagaggggcacgcaaaggagcgttcagagggCGATCTACTACCCTTCTTTTCCCCTCCtgatcttttgacctctcctaatggcttctctggcgagaggcacaaacaagacccaatgacaccaactcttaccatacgtaatatgcgcaatacattcaccaagaacaatttcacatacataaagacaaatgaattatcataactaaaacagtaattatacttcgttactcaaaacgtctactgacgtttatatGTCAAAAGACTACGTCTTTGTGTAAAAACCATCTTTTCgggtgctaaccgcaccacagatactacgtactagaacaatagcaaaatcagataaaataatgttaagagtgtcattctcgaatagatgtggttctttcacccttattatgtcatgcaatgtagacgtacatatctttgcaaaatatatgggcatgcgaatgcatttggttttcacatgaatacaaatacagtaacatagttcctgtctgtcgattaccgacagacggcaatacgcagtaaaaatcaatcaataatttcgttatgagacagacactaataactataataaaagacaaatagcatggaaacaagtgaatactcaaaaatattagaaaataaaatcgttgtgagaggaattcctcacacatTCCATATATTATAGGCCTATGTAATGGAAGACCTAAATTTcgtgtcattttcattttcatgtagtAGATACTAACCAATGATCGCCTAAGCACATTTCGTGCGTATTACTGCTTTATGCATTTTTCATTATGGAGACCGAAGTTCTGTTAAGTACATACATGGGCGCAATAGGGGGCACTTGCCCTCCTGAAATCCTACGAAAAATTACATATACTTcatacatacacctatatatatatatatatatataatatatatatatatatatatatatatatatatatatatatatatatatatatattatattttacatttaactacattttacaatatattctttaagtttaagtaaattaaaggtatcattatgtatcgttgaataatatttgtataaacaTAACTgcattgttctttccagaaagatttgaattcagctgaacagtacATGGAACTATTGAAAACAAGTCAATGTAACGTTGCATTTTATCTTTATCTCATCTTGCTTCACTTGAATTATTAGCATGGCAGTTCCCCCTCTTGGAAAAGATGCTGCGGCCGCCCATAGCTAAGTAGCGCGAATGTTTATCCATCGTTTATCTTTCAAGTCCAGTTTCAATGGTTCTTATTATTCCGGGAtaagcaaaatcaacattcaaaTGCACAAGCGCGTAATACGAAAGTAATCCGATCCACTAAGAGATTTCCCATGAACAATATGATGAAATTTTAGCTAAGAATCGTGGGGATATCAGATGATGGATCACATTTGGGTTTTTGTAATGTAGTGATAAGTGGCGTTTGATAACGTATATATTTTCTGCACAGAAAGGTCGTCGTTGATCTTGCAGCTGAAGAATCTTATCTCCTTTTGTCTGGAGCCAAATTATTTTGATGTAACAGGTTATTGGTGGAAGAACTTTGTGTAGCTGGATAGATAATACCTTCAGTCATCCTTTCTTTGGGTATTGGACACAGCTTGGTCCCTCTTCCATTCTTTCTTCTCTAACATAGTGCATAGACCAGGACAGCAATAGAGTGAATGAAATCTGAATCTTTTGCTAATATTATCAACTCGttatagaagaaatgaaaataaaacttattataagaacgtgatttttttatttctcttttcatacAAAAGGGAACCTGCCCAAATGTTTTCAGAAATACCATGAAACTTACCCTAGcaagtttgaataaaaaaaaaaatcaatggaaatgttaatataaaagtgtgaaaatgtaaaaaaaaaaatgtatataacctGTATATACGAAAGTAAATAGAATCTCCACATGTTGAAAAGAAGGAGAACCCTAAATTACGACGAAGAAATTTACAAGAAGTGTGGAACATGTGGCCGAAAAGTTGGGCACTCCAGCGACATGCCACGATGCCACAAAGGATATGCTGCTTTACAGAAGTCCGCGTCGGTTACTGGAATAGCGCTGCTGTCGTTTCTGACAAAAAATGGTGGTTGTTTCACACATCAAAGGGGTTGCTTTTCCCGTAGTTTGTATCTCAAGCTCTTCAGCTGGAACACCAAGAAACAGGAGAGGGTTGACAAGAACAGGACGACCGAGAGCAGAGTCACTAATCCGACGAGCATACTTGTTGTGATCCAGCAGCCTATActgttttctgaaaaataaatgtaaatattaattgCCGGAAGAGTAATGTTGTCTATGCGTCCTTTTGAACTCTGTCATGCACTGTAGATAAGTATTATCCTTGAGTCAAATACGACAAGtcatttaaatttacttttatagTACTGTCAGATGGGCTAACTCAGAACtaactttagtagattcacatcaacggtgcatttgacgtctaggccagtcccttatgacgctcctgattggctgttgataagccaatcacagggctggaaactcttagtctcttgaaagttcacataggcaggatgtatgttccacctctcgtgaaagatgtatccctcatgaaacatggaacatacatcctgcctatatgaactctctcgagagactgagagtttccagccgtgattggtttatcaacagccaatcaggagcatcgtaagggactggcctagacatcagaagcaTGGTTGATGTGCATCTACTATAGCTATAAAGCGTATTCACTTTCCCACAATAACAAACCTTGCAACTGCTCTCTGGAGACAACTACAACGCCCCTCTGAAGTTCCACAACAGCTGATGGCTTTTCCTCGCCATCTGCCTGCCTTTTCCTCCTGGTTGGGAAAGGACCTCCGCTGCAGGGTTCCGAGCACTCGCCCTCACACACCTCCAAGTGGCAGGATATTACGAACTCGGGGCTTTCGCCGATTTTGAAGGCCTGAAAAAAATTATCCCAAAGCTATAAAATATAATCTCAATAATATTGTAACTTGGGATACTAATTAAACATATTTATACCAGCACTTAGACCAACTGGACAGTGACAAAGAGACCACTTTGCAGTAAATATAGTAAGATGATCTAGGGAAAAGgcagggatggggagggggaggtacCAATGACCAGATGAATAGCCTTAGACTTAGTCTATCAAGAGGAAAACAAATATCGAACCCCAATTAGGAGACTATCTTTTCAAACAGGAGTGAATAAGGGATAACAGATAACCCTAATATCTGACATAAAAAATTACTTACATTTGCAACAGTGTAAAGGAGACATTTAACTTTTAGTAGTACTGTAGATCCACCGTTATGAAATGTATGATCTGGTGTAAGCTCAACACCCAAAGGATAGATGGAAGTTGAGAGGCTGAATTGTATTTTTCACCAAACAAAGTGAATGGAATGAGATGGAATATACAGTTCAGGCCAAAGGcagagcgctgggacctatgaggtcattcagtgctggaaaggcAATTCAGAGAAggtaggcttgaaaggtgtaagatGAGGAAAACCTTGGAGTTGCacgatgaaataattgttaggagagggtggataataagatgggagaaagatatgaatggaggtacagtaaaaggagtgaaagaggttgctgctaggggccaaaggaacgctgcaaagaacctcaagtaatgcctacagtacaccctaTGAGGTGCAATAACTAGAGACTACCTTGAGATACGAATAGAGCATGAGGTCAGCCTGGACACCGTTACTCTTCCTAGTCTTGGCGAATTGAGTCAGGAGATCAGGCCTCACGAGGCATCCTCTGGAGTCGAGGAGCTCCACTTTGGTTCCTCCGGCTGAGCTTGCGTTGCAAGAGATGACGTTGGCATCGAATTCACGGTCAGGGTCTGGAAGACGGAAGCAacacagataaataaaaacactcaggctgtttttttttttttttttttttttttttttttttttttttttttttttatttttttttttttttagatctgaaagAATTTTGTCCACTGAAGGACTGTAACAGCTGTTTGACAGTCTCGTTAAATTTGGAGGTTAACGAGAAATTAACCCAAAATAACATTGTGTCACACAATTAATTCTAACTGACAGAATCTTCAAACTAATATTCACGTCACGTATCTGACAGACTGAATAAGATacagataagtatatatagatttctGATTGATAATTACTTACAAAATATTTGTGACGACTGTTGGTCCTATACTAATTGCAACCATATggaacatttatttaatttaaataatctTATGTTTTTTCTACCTTTATTAAAAACACAGTGTGTAATTCCTCAAAGCAtgacgcattctctctctctctctcttctctctctctctctctctctctctcctctccctctctcctctcgtctcctctctctctctctctctcagacaatccCTGTTTCCTTCGTCAAACTCGTTCTTACGACAGGCATAAAAAACTGCAAGGAAAAACGCTCGTCCTTGAGGTCTCCCGTCTCTTCCCGTGGAAGGGAAATAACTTTGCTTGTTTACGTTCACTTCTGAGAGACTGCATGAAtacgagatagatagatagatagatagatagaaagactaGCTTGCATACCTAACACAGGGAAGGTGCAAAAATGTGGATATCAACTCAAATTACAGCAACACAGCTTGGGTAAGTTTAGACGCTGCAATATAACTCCAGGTACACGAAAGCTATCGAACTAGTACTACAATGCCAGAAGCACGCTCAAGTGAAAAATTAACCAACCTTGCACGTATATGACGATTGAAGTGTCATCGCCCATGTAGACATAGCCGGTGGCCGGGCTTGAAAAAGGTCCGGTGCCTTCCTGGATTTCCATGAGAGTGTTCACCGAACGTTTGTCGAGCTGCACGGGAACCTGGATGGGATTTGGCCAAGGTAAATAACATCAAAGAATGGGAGACAGTAGAATGTAGGCACTGAATATATGTACAGTTAGTGGGCCATGGAATAactattctttttcttatttataaagcGAA
The sequence above is a segment of the Macrobrachium nipponense isolate FS-2020 chromosome 27, ASM1510439v2, whole genome shotgun sequence genome. Coding sequences within it:
- the LOC135200905 gene encoding uncharacterized protein LOC135200905; the encoded protein is MLVAVIFLVLQAQWTTSENLVGGTISEKGRSLLAPPQPGMMPQLVTLDVKCARSGMTVLLEFDREFPGVIYSKGHFYDPRCNYVTIERSGRRQFTFDVPIDGCGTVSQVEGSVRDKESYFENTIIIQNDALIQEEWDMARNIRCTWQHIIQKSVSSIPFKVYEPMKVPVQLDKRSVNTLMEIQEGTGPFSSPATGYVYMGDDTSIVIYVQDPDREFDANVISCNASSAGGTKVELLDSRGCLVRPDLLTQFAKTRKSNGVQADLMLYSYLKAFKIGESPEFVISCHLEVCEGECSEPCSGGPFPTRRKRQADGEEKPSAVVELQRGVVVVSREQLQENSIGCWITTSMLVGLVTLLSVVLFLSTLSCFLVFQLKSLRYKLREKQPL